The following is a genomic window from Chitinophaga caseinilytica.
CACGCGGCCCCTCGGGTATCCCGACTACTTCGCCGTTGCGTTGATTTTCTTCAAGCTTGCAGGCGTGCTGGCTATATTGCTGCCCCAGGTACCGGCCAGGCTGAAGGAATGGGCTTATGCCGGGCTCACGTTCAACCTGGTGTTTGCCGTGATCAGCCACGTGGTGGTAGATGGCAACATCGCTTACATCCTGATGCCCATCGTCGTAATGGCGGTACTGGCGGGCTCGTATTTCAGCTGGCATAAGATCCATGCCGCCAGGAACCGGCAAAAGGAAGACGGGCTTTACGTACGGAGCATGGCCTGAAGTGCCCGTTGATCCATATTCAAACGTGTTGCGCCTTTGCAGGCACAACACGTTTTTTTATTAATCTTCATGCAAGGCCACCGCCGGGTAGATTTTCGCGGCCTGTCTGCCGGGGTACAGCGCACAGAGGGTGACGAGCGCGTACAGGAACAGGGTCGCCAGGAGGATGGCGGCGATGTAGGTAGCCGCGGGAAGGTCGAACAGGTGGAGCAGTGGGAACTGCACCGCGAGTATAATCCCCAGCAGGAGCGGGAGGCTCGTCAGCACAAGGGCTTCGCCCACGATCTGCCGGGTGATGCCGCCAGAGGTGGCGCCCACGGCCATGCGCAGGCCGATCTCACCCCGGCGTTTGTTCACGCTGTACCATACAACCCCGTAGATACCCAGGGCTACGTTCAATACCAGGAAACCGCTGATCACCAGCATAAGGATGACGGGAATGAGCGACATCCGGTTTTTTACCACGCGCTTGTCTTCCAGTTTTTCGATCTCTGTACTGGAAGCGGGGAACTGGTGCATGATGGTTTTGTAGATCCGGCTTTCGGTAGACAGGGCCGCGCTGTTGGTCAGTTTGATAAGGAATTTATCCTGGAAGCCGCTGTCGATCCGCTGATAGATGGCCGATCTGACTTCGGCGTAATCACCCCCGATCTTCATGTTCCGTACCACGCCCACGATGCGCCGCTCGCCGTCGTCGTTGATGATCTTGCCCACAGGGTCTTCCTTCCCGAAGAACCTTTCCGCCAGCGTTTCATTGATGACTACCGGGCGGCGGGTGCCGGTAACGTCTGCCCTGGAGAACCATTTCCCCCGTACCATATGCACCTGCAGGAGCCTGGCGTAATCATCGTCTGCCCAGTATTGGTCGGCTTGTTCATGAATATTGTTATAAGAGATATTGTTGCTGGAGGTGCTCATCGTGTAGGGACTATTGCTGCTCACAAATGATACGGCCGATATACCGGGTATCGCCTGCAGGGAGCGTTTCAGCTGCTCGGAAAGCTGGGTGAGCGAATCGCGGGGAGGCTCGTTGGGAAACCGTGTAAACGAGGCAACGGTGAGCACGCGCTCGTATTCGAAGCCGCGCGGCTGGCGGTAATTGCCGTAGTTGTAGACCAGCATGGTAAATACGGCGAACAGAACAAGGAAAGAGATGAACAGCTCAAGGAACAGCAGGAAATGCTGTCGTTTTTTATTCCAGATGAGGGTAAGCAGATGTTGTAGCATACTAATGATTTAAACGGTTTTCAATGCTTTGGCGATCTGCATACGGCTCATCCGCCAGGCAGGGTACGCTCCGGAAAGACAGCCGAAAAACACGCAGATGACGAGGCTCACGGCCAGTACGGTCAGGTTCAGGCTCAGGCGTACATGTGCGAAGAGTTCGGCCTGGTTGAGCAGGGCGATCACGATCAGCGACAATGCGATCCCGATCACACCGCCGATCAGCGTGAGAATAATGTTTTCCACGATGAACTGCACCACCAGCGTGCCGGAAGATGCTCCGAACGCCTTGCGCACGCCGATCTCGGACGCTCTTTCCAGGATCCGGCTGAGGTTGAGGTTCACCAGGTTCAGCGT
Proteins encoded in this region:
- a CDS encoding DoxX family protein — its product is MKTTKIIFWITTIAIFLFEGVMPISSLIFTPEYTYIGTRPLGYPDYFAVALIFFKLAGVLAILLPQVPARLKEWAYAGLTFNLVFAVISHVVVDGNIAYILMPIVVMAVLAGSYFSWHKIHAARNRQKEDGLYVRSMA
- a CDS encoding ABC transporter permease, with amino-acid sequence MLQHLLTLIWNKKRQHFLLFLELFISFLVLFAVFTMLVYNYGNYRQPRGFEYERVLTVASFTRFPNEPPRDSLTQLSEQLKRSLQAIPGISAVSFVSSNSPYTMSTSSNNISYNNIHEQADQYWADDDYARLLQVHMVRGKWFSRADVTGTRRPVVINETLAERFFGKEDPVGKIINDDGERRIVGVVRNMKIGGDYAEVRSAIYQRIDSGFQDKFLIKLTNSAALSTESRIYKTIMHQFPASSTEIEKLEDKRVVKNRMSLIPVILMLVISGFLVLNVALGIYGVVWYSVNKRRGEIGLRMAVGATSGGITRQIVGEALVLTSLPLLLGIILAVQFPLLHLFDLPAATYIAAILLATLFLYALVTLCALYPGRQAAKIYPAVALHED